The following are encoded together in the Phaseolus vulgaris cultivar G19833 chromosome 9, P. vulgaris v2.0, whole genome shotgun sequence genome:
- the LOC137822634 gene encoding respiratory burst oxidase homolog protein E isoform X2, producing the protein MRTSSFGRCSSSEFQLPESFATSSPATGGRAYGAMMPVFLNDLRSNHHKELVEITLELENDAVVLCNLTPAAAYSAPNASPSSSSGGGDGGGGVARSLSITSRIRRKFPWLRSLSSASVESVVAAEDPVTTARNARKMRAKLERTRSSAQRALKGLRFISKSGEASEELWGKVQERFSVLAKDGLLAREDFGECIGMEDSKEFAVCIYDALSRRKERRVSSINREELHDFWLQISDQSFDARLQIFFDMADINEDGRITREEVQELIMLSASANKLSKLKEQAEGYASLIMEELDPENLGYIELWQLEMLLLEKDRYMNYSRQLSSASVNWSQNMTETMPRNDIQRLRRTLQCLALEYWRRGWILFLWLVISASLFGWKFYQYRNRSTFQVMSYCIPIAKGAAETLKFNMALILLPVCRNTLTWLRSTGARKFVPFDDNINFHKMIAFAIAVAVAIHAGNHLACDFPLLVNSSPEKFSLISSDFNNKRPTYKSLLTGVEGVTGISMVILMVISFTLATHHFRRNALRLPSPFNRLTGFNAFWYSHHLFALVYVLLLVHGQFLYLTHSWYQKTTWFYISVPLLLYIAERTLRTRRSAHYMVKILKVSGLPGNVFSLIMSKPNGFKYKSGQYIFLQCPKISPFEWHPFSITSAPGDEYLSVHIRTVGDWTQELKLLLTKEDDNLPTVKRGATFGELIQLDQRGQPRLLVDGPYGAPAQDYQRFDVLLLIGLGIGATPFISILRDLLNNTKTMDEAGEPSNTETSQATRSDESSNSFTSSNLTPGGNKRARRTTNAYFYWVTREPGSFEWFKGVMDEVAEMDHKGQIELHNYLTSVYEEGDARSTLITMIQALNHAKHGVDILSGTRVRTHFARPNWKEVFNKIASKHPFSTGCSIAGCQYWQRS; encoded by the exons ATGAGGACGTCGTCGTTCGGGAGATGCAGCAGCAGCGAGTTCCAATTGCCGGAGAGCTTCGCCACCTCGTCGCCGGCAACCGGAGGACGCGCCTACGGCGCAATGATGCCGGTGTTCCTCAACGATCTCCGGAGCAACCACCACAAGGAGCTCGTGGAGATCACGCTGGAGCTCGAAAACGACGCCGTGGTGCTCTGCAACTTGACGCCGGCGGCCGCGTATTCCGCTCCCAATGCTTCTCCGTCGTCGAGCAGCGGAGGAGGTGACGGCGGCGGCGGCGTGGCGCGGAGCCTCTCTATCACGTCGAGGATTCGGAGGAAGTTCCCGTGGCTGCGGTCGTTGTCGTCGGCGTCGGTGGAGAGTGTGGTGGCCGCCGAAGATCCGGTGACGACGGCGCGAAACGCACGGAAGATGAGAGCGAAGCTTGAACGGACGCGGTCGAGCGCGCAGAGAGCTCTGAAAGGTCTGAGATTCATCAGCAAGTCCGGGGAAGCCAGCGAGGAGTTGTGGGGAAAGGTGCAAGAACGGTTCAGCGTGTTGGCCAAGGATGGCTTACTCGCTCGAGAAGATTTCGGTGAATGCATAG GAATGGAAGATTCGAAGGAATTTGCAGTGTGTATATACGACGCATTGAGTCGCAGGAAGGAAAGGAGAGTTAGTAGCATAAACAGAGAAGAGTTGCACGACTTCTGGTTGCAAATTTCAGACCAGAGTTTTGATGCTCGCCTGCAGATTTTCTTTGACAT GGCAGACATTAACGAGGACGGAAGAATTACCAGAGAGGAAGTACAAGAG CTCATAATGCTCAGTGCTTCCGCAAACAAGTTATCAAAGCTAAAGGAACAAGCTGAAGGATACGCCTCGTTAATAATGGAAGAATTAGATCCAGAAAACCTGGGTTATATCGAG CTGTGGCAGCTAGAAATGTTGTTACTAGAGAAAGATAGGTATATGAACTACAGCAGACAACTGAGCAGCGCAAGTGTAAACTGGAGTCAAAATATGACCGAGACAATGCCTAGAAATGATATACAAAGATTGCGCAGGACCCTCCAATGCCTTGCATTAGAGTATTGGAGAAGGGGTTGGATTTTGTTTTTGTGGTTAGTTATCAGTGCTAGCCTCTTTGGCTGGAAATTTTACCAGTATAGAAACAGATCAACTTTCCAAGTCATGAGCTACTGCATACCAATAGCCAAGGGTGCTGCGGAAACACTCAAGTTCAACATGGCTCTCATCCTCTTACCAGTTTGCCGAAACACTCTCACATGGCTTCGTTCCACCGGAGCCAGAAAGTTTGTGCCCTTCGATGACAACATTAATTTCCACAAG ATGATTGCATTCGCCATAGCTGTTGCAGTCGCCATTCATGCCGGCAATCATCTGGCGTGTGATTTCCCCCTTCTCGTAAACTCATCTCCGGAAAAATTTTCACTTATATCTTCAGATTTCAATAACAAAAGACCCACTTATAAATCACTTCTGACCGGTGTAGAAGGCGTAACTGGAATCTCAATGGTTATTCTCATGGTCATCTCTTTCACTCTAGCAACTCACCACTTCCGGAGAAACGCACTGAGGCTTCCTTCACCCTTTAACAGATTGACAGGCTTCAACGCATTTTGGTACTCACACCACCTTTTTGCTCTGGTCTACGTTCTGCTACTCGTCCATGGACAATTCTTGTATTTGACCCATAGCTGGTACCAGAAAACG ACATGGTTCTATATCTCTGTTCCTCTGTTGCTATACATAGCAGAGCGTACTCTACGCACTCGAAGATCAGCACATTATATGGTGAAAATTCTGAAG GTTTCGGGGCTACCAGGAAATGTCTTCAGCTTAATCATGTCTAAGCCTAATGGATTCAAGTACAAAAGCGGACAGTACATATTTTTACAATGTCCAAAAATCTCTCCCTTTGAGTG GCACCCGTTTTCCATCACCTCAGCTCCTGGAGATGAGTACCTAAGTGTTCACATCCGGACAGTGGGAGACTGGACCCAAGAACTTAAGCTTCTCCTAACAAAAGAAGATGACAATTTGCCTACGGTTAAACGTGGTGCGACGTTTGGTGAACTAATACAACTGGATCAAAGAGG ACAACCGAGGCTGCTTGTTGATGGCCCTTATGGAGCTCCAGCACAAGACTACCAGCGCTTTGATGTACTACTCCTCATAGGGTTAGGAATTGGAGCAACTCCTTTCATTAGCATTCTCAGAGATCTTCTCAATAACACCAAAACAATGGATGAAGCCGGG GAGCCATCAAACACAGAAACAAGTCAAGCAACCAGATCAGATGAGAGCTCCAATAGTTTTACATCGTCAAACTTAACACCAGGAGGAAATAAGAGAGCACGAAGGACTACCAATGCTTATTTCTACTGGGTTACTAGGGAGCCTGGATCTTTTGAATGGTTTAAAGGAGTAATGGACGAAGTTGCAGAAATGGACCACAAA GGGCAAATTGAGCTCCACAACTATCTTACAAGTGTCTATGAAGAGGGGGATGCGAGATCAACCTTAATCACCATGATCCAAGCACTTAACCATGCCAAACATGGTGTTGACATCCTATCAGGCACTCGA GTAAGGACACACTTTGCTAGGCCCAATTGGAAAGAGGTTTTCAACAAGATTGCCTCTAAACATCCGTTTTCTACA GGGTGTTCTATTGCGGGATGCCAGTATTGGCAAAGGAGCTAA
- the LOC137822634 gene encoding respiratory burst oxidase homolog protein E isoform X1, with protein sequence MRTSSFGRCSSSEFQLPESFATSSPATGGRAYGAMMPVFLNDLRSNHHKELVEITLELENDAVVLCNLTPAAAYSAPNASPSSSSGGGDGGGGVARSLSITSRIRRKFPWLRSLSSASVESVVAAEDPVTTARNARKMRAKLERTRSSAQRALKGLRFISKSGEASEELWGKVQERFSVLAKDGLLAREDFGECIGMEDSKEFAVCIYDALSRRKERRVSSINREELHDFWLQISDQSFDARLQIFFDMADINEDGRITREEVQELIMLSASANKLSKLKEQAEGYASLIMEELDPENLGYIELWQLEMLLLEKDRYMNYSRQLSSASVNWSQNMTETMPRNDIQRLRRTLQCLALEYWRRGWILFLWLVISASLFGWKFYQYRNRSTFQVMSYCIPIAKGAAETLKFNMALILLPVCRNTLTWLRSTGARKFVPFDDNINFHKMIAFAIAVAVAIHAGNHLACDFPLLVNSSPEKFSLISSDFNNKRPTYKSLLTGVEGVTGISMVILMVISFTLATHHFRRNALRLPSPFNRLTGFNAFWYSHHLFALVYVLLLVHGQFLYLTHSWYQKTTWFYISVPLLLYIAERTLRTRRSAHYMVKILKVSGLPGNVFSLIMSKPNGFKYKSGQYIFLQCPKISPFEWHPFSITSAPGDEYLSVHIRTVGDWTQELKLLLTKEDDNLPTVKRGATFGELIQLDQRGQPRLLVDGPYGAPAQDYQRFDVLLLIGLGIGATPFISILRDLLNNTKTMDEAGEPSNTETSQATRSDESSNSFTSSNLTPGGNKRARRTTNAYFYWVTREPGSFEWFKGVMDEVAEMDHKGQIELHNYLTSVYEEGDARSTLITMIQALNHAKHGVDILSGTRVRTHFARPNWKEVFNKIASKHPFSTVGVFYCGMPVLAKELKKLSLELSHRTTTRFEFHKEYF encoded by the exons ATGAGGACGTCGTCGTTCGGGAGATGCAGCAGCAGCGAGTTCCAATTGCCGGAGAGCTTCGCCACCTCGTCGCCGGCAACCGGAGGACGCGCCTACGGCGCAATGATGCCGGTGTTCCTCAACGATCTCCGGAGCAACCACCACAAGGAGCTCGTGGAGATCACGCTGGAGCTCGAAAACGACGCCGTGGTGCTCTGCAACTTGACGCCGGCGGCCGCGTATTCCGCTCCCAATGCTTCTCCGTCGTCGAGCAGCGGAGGAGGTGACGGCGGCGGCGGCGTGGCGCGGAGCCTCTCTATCACGTCGAGGATTCGGAGGAAGTTCCCGTGGCTGCGGTCGTTGTCGTCGGCGTCGGTGGAGAGTGTGGTGGCCGCCGAAGATCCGGTGACGACGGCGCGAAACGCACGGAAGATGAGAGCGAAGCTTGAACGGACGCGGTCGAGCGCGCAGAGAGCTCTGAAAGGTCTGAGATTCATCAGCAAGTCCGGGGAAGCCAGCGAGGAGTTGTGGGGAAAGGTGCAAGAACGGTTCAGCGTGTTGGCCAAGGATGGCTTACTCGCTCGAGAAGATTTCGGTGAATGCATAG GAATGGAAGATTCGAAGGAATTTGCAGTGTGTATATACGACGCATTGAGTCGCAGGAAGGAAAGGAGAGTTAGTAGCATAAACAGAGAAGAGTTGCACGACTTCTGGTTGCAAATTTCAGACCAGAGTTTTGATGCTCGCCTGCAGATTTTCTTTGACAT GGCAGACATTAACGAGGACGGAAGAATTACCAGAGAGGAAGTACAAGAG CTCATAATGCTCAGTGCTTCCGCAAACAAGTTATCAAAGCTAAAGGAACAAGCTGAAGGATACGCCTCGTTAATAATGGAAGAATTAGATCCAGAAAACCTGGGTTATATCGAG CTGTGGCAGCTAGAAATGTTGTTACTAGAGAAAGATAGGTATATGAACTACAGCAGACAACTGAGCAGCGCAAGTGTAAACTGGAGTCAAAATATGACCGAGACAATGCCTAGAAATGATATACAAAGATTGCGCAGGACCCTCCAATGCCTTGCATTAGAGTATTGGAGAAGGGGTTGGATTTTGTTTTTGTGGTTAGTTATCAGTGCTAGCCTCTTTGGCTGGAAATTTTACCAGTATAGAAACAGATCAACTTTCCAAGTCATGAGCTACTGCATACCAATAGCCAAGGGTGCTGCGGAAACACTCAAGTTCAACATGGCTCTCATCCTCTTACCAGTTTGCCGAAACACTCTCACATGGCTTCGTTCCACCGGAGCCAGAAAGTTTGTGCCCTTCGATGACAACATTAATTTCCACAAG ATGATTGCATTCGCCATAGCTGTTGCAGTCGCCATTCATGCCGGCAATCATCTGGCGTGTGATTTCCCCCTTCTCGTAAACTCATCTCCGGAAAAATTTTCACTTATATCTTCAGATTTCAATAACAAAAGACCCACTTATAAATCACTTCTGACCGGTGTAGAAGGCGTAACTGGAATCTCAATGGTTATTCTCATGGTCATCTCTTTCACTCTAGCAACTCACCACTTCCGGAGAAACGCACTGAGGCTTCCTTCACCCTTTAACAGATTGACAGGCTTCAACGCATTTTGGTACTCACACCACCTTTTTGCTCTGGTCTACGTTCTGCTACTCGTCCATGGACAATTCTTGTATTTGACCCATAGCTGGTACCAGAAAACG ACATGGTTCTATATCTCTGTTCCTCTGTTGCTATACATAGCAGAGCGTACTCTACGCACTCGAAGATCAGCACATTATATGGTGAAAATTCTGAAG GTTTCGGGGCTACCAGGAAATGTCTTCAGCTTAATCATGTCTAAGCCTAATGGATTCAAGTACAAAAGCGGACAGTACATATTTTTACAATGTCCAAAAATCTCTCCCTTTGAGTG GCACCCGTTTTCCATCACCTCAGCTCCTGGAGATGAGTACCTAAGTGTTCACATCCGGACAGTGGGAGACTGGACCCAAGAACTTAAGCTTCTCCTAACAAAAGAAGATGACAATTTGCCTACGGTTAAACGTGGTGCGACGTTTGGTGAACTAATACAACTGGATCAAAGAGG ACAACCGAGGCTGCTTGTTGATGGCCCTTATGGAGCTCCAGCACAAGACTACCAGCGCTTTGATGTACTACTCCTCATAGGGTTAGGAATTGGAGCAACTCCTTTCATTAGCATTCTCAGAGATCTTCTCAATAACACCAAAACAATGGATGAAGCCGGG GAGCCATCAAACACAGAAACAAGTCAAGCAACCAGATCAGATGAGAGCTCCAATAGTTTTACATCGTCAAACTTAACACCAGGAGGAAATAAGAGAGCACGAAGGACTACCAATGCTTATTTCTACTGGGTTACTAGGGAGCCTGGATCTTTTGAATGGTTTAAAGGAGTAATGGACGAAGTTGCAGAAATGGACCACAAA GGGCAAATTGAGCTCCACAACTATCTTACAAGTGTCTATGAAGAGGGGGATGCGAGATCAACCTTAATCACCATGATCCAAGCACTTAACCATGCCAAACATGGTGTTGACATCCTATCAGGCACTCGA GTAAGGACACACTTTGCTAGGCCCAATTGGAAAGAGGTTTTCAACAAGATTGCCTCTAAACATCCGTTTTCTACAGTAG GGGTGTTCTATTGCGGGATGCCAGTATTGGCAAAGGAGCTAAAGAAGCTATCACTTGAACTGAGCCACAGAACAACTACACGCTTCGAGTTTCACAAGGAGTACTTCTGA
- the LOC137822028 gene encoding pectinesterase inhibitor 3-like, whose protein sequence is MQLQMLLLFFFLTSPTLFTTAAQSKPQDLLRSSCVHARYARLCVRTLSHYPGPANTPLDLARAALRVSLAHTRRTSKFLHALSKGGAAAMSKRQRSALHDCTEQISDSVEQLRRSLDELQHLRSETFRWQMSNAQTWVSAALTDGDTCLDGFSGNARPDVKRRVTDVAKVTSNALYMINRLGQSRTRKSMPMHRPRPRPRSGLTISKN, encoded by the coding sequence ATGCAACTCCAAATGCTTCTACTCTTCTTTTTCTTAACATCTCCAACGCTTTTCACCACCGCAGCACAGAGCAAGCCGCAGGATCTACTCCGATCATCCTGCGTCCACGCGCGCTACGCGCGTCTCTGCGTCCGCACCCTCTCCCACTACCCGGGGCCCGCCAATACGCCCCTCGACCTGGCCCGGGCCGCGCTCAGGGTTAGCCTGGCCCACACCCGCCGGACCTCCAAGTTCCTGCACGCGCTTTCCAAAGgcggcgccgccgccatgagcAAGCGGCAGCGCTCCGCGCTGCACGACTGCACCGAGCAGATCTCGGACTCCGTGGAGCAGCTCCGGCGGAGCCTCGACGAGCTTCAGCACCTACGCTCCGAGACCTTCCGCTGGCAAATGAGCAACGCACAGACGTGGGTCAGCGCCGCCCTCACTGATGGCGACACTTGCCTCGACGGTTTCTCGGGCAATGCCAGGCCCGACGTCAAACGCAGGGTCACCGACGTTGCCAAGGTCACCAGCAATGCTCTGTATATGATTAATCGGCTCGGTCAAAGTAGGACTCGAAAGTCCATGCCCATGCACAGGCCCAGGCCCAGGCCCAGGTCAGGCCTCACCATCTCTAAGAATTGA